AAAATTTTACCTTTTCATATAAAAAATCACCGCTTTTTGTTCTACTTATAAGCTCATCGCTCTCCCAAGGTAGAGATTTTTGCACAGCCTCTTTTATGGATTCATAAAAGCTTTGCGGGTGCATATATGATTTTAGTATTCTAGGGTTTTTGCCTATTAATTCTTTTAGCTTGTAGCCAGTTTTTTCTTCAAAGGTTTTATTTACATATGAAATTCTATTGTCTTTGTCACAATAGATAATAGAACTATGATCGTTTTCAATTGTAGAACTTAGGAGTTTTATCTGTCTTAAGCGTCCTGAGGCCATTTTGATTTGATAGAGACCAAATGAACAAAATATTATAAATGTAAGTAGGCAAATTATCTGAGCTATTTTTGCGTTATTCACCTCATCAGAGTGAAATTCTAGGATTTTGTTTCTAAAATTTTCTATCAGATTATCAAGATGTAGCTCTTTTACACTATTTGAGATTGTATGTAAAGTTTTTGTAGCTTGAGCTGCATAAAGTATCTTGTCTAATAGATTTTGAGCTTTTTGGTTATCTTTATACTCGTTTTTATACATTTTTATTTGCTTTGAAATTTCATCTATTACTTCAGGACTAAGCATCAAAGCACCTTTTATCGCATAAAATATAGGCTCAAGCTTGTTTGGAAGTGCGAGATTTTGTATTTCATATTGACTTATTTGGATATAAGAATCTATAGATGAGTTTACATAAGCTGATCTTTGTAAAAAAAATACTTTTTTACTAAATACATCTCTTATGTTTTGTAGATCTTTTGTTATTTCATTTTGATGAAATAACAGCATCTCATCACTAAGCATTGAAAGGTTGCTCAAATTTGTATCAAAAGAATTTATGTCAGCATTGAGTTTGTCGTAGTTTGAGATGTCATAAATATTATTTAAAGAAAAAGTTATCTCATTGTCTATAAATTTTAGATTTAAAATCCCGTCATCAAATTTATGAGCTGCACCAATAGCTATATTTGCTTTATATATAAAAAATGCACTAATGAAAAATATAGCTGTTAAGACGCTAAGTATGGTTTTTATTCGTTTAGTACTCATTTAGTATCCTAGGCTTTTTACCATTTAATGTCAGAAAAAATGAGTATAAAGCATCAATTTCATCTTTGCTAAGAACGTATCCTAGCTGATAGTTACCAATAAAGCTTATAGCCTCTTTTAGATCGTTTATCTCTCCATGAGATAAATATGGAGCAGTTTTTGTAATATTTCTTAGTGATGGCACTTTTCTTAATCTTTTGCTTGTATCTAAGGCAGAAATTCTTTCTCGTCCAATATCTTGTGTCAAATTTCCTCCCAAATTTCTACCATTGTGACAAGCGGCACAGCCTATATTATTAAATATCTCAAATCCTTTCTTTGCACTATCATCTATGGCATTGTTATCACCTGATATAAAACGATCAAATGGCGAATCAACACTCAAGACAGCCTTCTCAAACTCAGCTATCGCATCTGCAATATTATCAAAATTAATTCCGTCATTATAAATTTTTTTAAATAAAATTTTGTACTCAGAGATGTTATTTACAGAATCGACTATCTTGTCGTTATCCGAGTTTAGTTCTATTCTAGAAGTTATGGACTCTTTTACTTGATCTTTTAAATTGCTAATCTTTGCATCGCTATAAAATAGATAGTTTGCTGCAGCATTTAATATGGTTGGAGGATTTAAAGTGCCTTTTTCCATGCTATCTTGGTTGCTTCCACTTAAATTCCAATACAAGTTGTGACAAGTTTGGCAAGAGTAGTTTTCATTTGGGCTTAGTCTTTTGTCAAAAAAGAGTTTTTTGCCAAGCAGAGCCTTTTCTTCATTATATTTTACTACTGTGAGAGGTTTGTAGGATTCATATTTACAAAATGAAATCGTGATGATAAATAGACAAAGTATAACGCCCTTCATAACGCCCCTAAATTTTAATTTCCTTTTTTATATCGGCAAATTTTTGATTTTTTATATAGTACATTATTTTATTGTTTTTTGAAATTTATGATACAATTCGCTCGATTTAGAAAATATTTATATTTCAGGGAGGAGAAGTCATGAAAAAAGGCTTTACGATGATTGAGTTGATCTTCGTGATCGTTATATTGGGCATATTAGCTGCGGTTGCTATACCAAAACTAGCTTTAACAAGGGATGATGCAGAGATATCAAAAACTGCTTCAAATATACAAACGCTTATTTCGGACTTGGGTTCTTACTATACTTCACAAGGCGAATTTGCTTCTGGTTCAGATGCTGTTAAGAAGATGTCAAATGTAAAAACACCAGTAAAAGCAAAAAATGATGAGTGTTTAGAAGTAGGTACTGGAAATAATACTAATGGAGAGATAGGCATCACCATAAAAACAGATGGCCTTTGCAAACAAGTTTGGGAATTACCTGGCTTGGCAGATGTTAAAACTCTAATTGAAAGTAGCGATAATAAGACAGCTAATACGCTTAAATTTGGCGGTATGGGCATAAAATATAAATAAAATTTTAGCAAGGTTTTTTCCTTGCTTTTTATGATTTTTGTCCTATTAAATTTTTAATATAACAAAGCCTGATAGAAATACGAATTTTTTACACAAATAATTTATATACATAAAATAAAAGCTTTCTAAGATTTAATGCGTTGCCAAAAGGTATCAATCCTAACTATACTAATAGGCAAGCTTTTTATTAAATTTAATTGATTTTCTTCTTTACAAATTTTAAAGATAAAAAACGTAAAATCAAACCATGGATTTACTAAAAGACCCGTTAAATAAGCTCATCATCTCGCTTTCGCTTCCAGCTGGCACCGCAATGATGTTTAATACTCTTTATAACGTTACTGGTACATTTTTTGCAGCAAAAATTTCTACCCTTGCCGTAGCTGGTATGGCTATGAGCTTTTTGCTTTATCTAAGTATTGTAGGCATTGGGCTTGGTTTTGGCTCAGCACTAACTGCGCTAATAGGCAATAGTCTTGGAGCAGGAAAGATAAAAATGGCTAAATTTTATGCGGCAAATGGAGTTATCTTTGTGCTGGTATTTGCTATTTTTATGGGGTTTTGTGGCTATTTTTTAGCACCAAATTTACTCACTTTTTTAGGGGCTGATCATCACTATTTAAAAGAGGCGCTTGATTACGCAGGTGTTATCTTTCTTGCTGCACCGTTTTTCTTGATTATCAAATCTCTAAACGGAGTGCTTGTAGCACTTGGAGATACAAAAAGTTACCGCAATTGGCTATTTTATGGCCTTTTTATCAACGCATTTTTTTGCTATTTTTTTGCATTCATTTTGGATCTTGGTGTAAAAGGACTTGCTCTAGCAACAGCGAGTGTTCAGCTTTTGGGCATGATCTACCTTTTTGTAAAAGTTAAAAAAGCTAAGATGATCGAGCCAAGAAATTTAAGCTATTTTGTGCCAAATTTTAGCATTTGGGCAAAGATTACAAAGCAAGCTCTACCAGCTTGTTTGAACTATCTATCGATGTCGTTTGGCTCACTTGTGCTTTTAAAATTTATAAGCTACTATGGCGTAAATGCCGTAGCAGGATATGGTATAGCTTTAAGGATAGAGCAAATTTTGGTATTGCCGACCATTGGTATGGCTGCAGCAGTTTTAAGTATCGTTTCAAGAAACTATGGCGCTAAAAATTTTAAAAGAGCTAAACAATGCTATAAAATTTCGCTTCTTTTTTTGCTTATTTATTGTGTATTCGCTTGCGTTTTTATTAGATTTTTTGGTGAAGATATGATAAGAATTTTTGATGATACGCCGGCAGTTTTGGAGATAGCAGGGCTTTATCTTGGTATAAATTCTCTTGCTTACGTAGCTTATGGCACGATAAATGTCTCAGGCAGCACTCTTCAGGCTATAAAACGCCCAGTGACCATTTTTTTGCTAAATGGATTTAGGCAATTTGTGCTTCAAGGATCACTTTTTTACGCGGTAGTCTTCTATTTTGGTCTTGAGATAAAATTTATATGGCTGGCTCTATTTTTTAGCGTCTATCTCACAGCCATTTGTTTCGTCTTTTGGACGCTTTATCAGTTAAGAATGGCTACTGACGTAAGCTTTTAAATTTAAAACAAAAAGCAAAAAAGCAAAGTGAAGCAACTAAGATTATGCTAGCTCCGCCTGTTAGGTTAAAATAAAAGCTAATAAATAGGCCACTAAAGCAAAAAATGACTGAAAAGATAGTGGAGATTAACATCATCAGTCCAAGTCTTTTGGCAAAAATTTGTGCTAAATATGGCGGTATAGTAAGAAGAGCGATGACTAAAATAAGCCCAACAACACGAATCGTAGCCACCACGCAAAGTGCCATCATGCACACTAATAAATAGTGAAAAAATGTTGTATTTACGCCGCGCAACTTTGCAAACTCTGTGTCAAAGCTAATAGCTACAAATTGACGATAAAAAAGGGCAATGAGTGCTAAAAATAAGATATCTAAAATACTCATAAATGTTATATCTTGCCCACTTACTGCTAAGATAGAGCCAAAAAGATAACTCATGAGATCGGCATTGTATCCCGGAGTTAAATCGATAAAAATGATACCAATAGCCATACCAAATGCCCAAATAGCACCGATAACTGAGTCGATGTTGGTTTTATCTTTTAACGTGATAGTGGCGATTATAAGGGCTAAAAAGAGTGAGAATATGCTAGCTCCAAGAAGTGGTTCGAGCGAGAAGAAAAAGGCAAGTCCTATGCCGCCATATGCTCCGTGCGCGATACCACCAGCGATAAAGGTCATTTTATTTATAACAACGAGCGAGCCTATGAGCCCACAAATGATACTAACTAAAATGCCAGCAATAAAGGCATTTTGCATAAAATTTAACTCTAAAATTTCACTCATTTCATCTCTTTAGCTTAAAAACATTACTTTTGATTTTGCACTCACATTCGCCAAGTGCGATCTCGACATCACAAAAATGGCTATGAGATTTTGCTAAATGCTCTATAAATTCTCTTTTTGCAGTATCTTCATGAGTTCTATGAATATGTAAATTTTTACTCACGTAGGCGATTTTTGTAGCATAATTTAGCACGATATTTAGATCGTGACTTACTAAAACTACACCAACACCACTTGCATTTATATTTTTTAAAATTTCATAAATTTCAGCCTGACCCTTTGTGTCGATACTGGCTGTTGGCTCGTCTAAAACGAGGACTTTTGCATTTGCACAAAGCGCTCTTGCGATATATACACGCTGTCTTTGCCCGCCACTTAGCTCACCAATTCTAGCGTTTGCAAATTCTTTCATGCCAACTTTCTCAAGGGCGGCAAGAGCCATTCGTTTCTCATCTCGCGAATAAAAACCAAAAATTTTTTTATCGATTAGCCCCATTAAAACTACTTCTAAAACCATCATCGGAAAGCTTTGATTTGATAGGAAATTTTGAGGCACATAACCTATAAATTTACTGACTTCGCTTGGCTCTTTCCCAAAGAGCTTTATCTCGCCACTTTGAGGCTTAAGTAGTCCTAAGATAAGCTTTAAAAGCGTACTTTTGCCACCACCATTTGGACCGATAATAGCTAAAAACTCATCGCTACTATAATCTAAATTGATACCTTCTAAAACCACTTGCTTATCGTAGCTAAAGTTTAAATTTTTAATTTTTATAATTTCTTTCAAAACAGACTCTTTTGCGTAAATGTCGTAGTAAAAATAAAAAGTCCAAGCCAAAGCATAACGCTAAGAGCCATAAATTCGGCATAGATTTTAAACTTTTTTAACTTAATGTTTGTGCTCTCATTTATCTTGGCTCCAAAAACAGCCGCTAAAAATATCACTGCGCTCATGCCAAGCGCCATAAATACGCCACTTATAACGCCTGCAAAATAGCTGCCTAGCTCATTTGCTAGCACAAAGACAAGTATCGTGCCAGGACAAGGAATAAGTGCTGCAGCAGCCGCAACCAGCCATTCTTCTTTGTTTTTTGGTTTTTTTGTAGTACAGATATTACAGCCACAGTCGCTAGTAAATTTTGTATTTTTACTCAAATTTTGGCTTAAACTTGAGCTAAAAATATAAAATTTATTTAACTCTTTTTTGCTTGAAAGATAAATTTTGACCTTTTTATAAAGCATAAAAATCGCTACAAAAAAGATAATAACGCCAGAAAATGCTGTCGTAGCGCTTGCTGTATCTTTTGTCAGATCACTACTGATCTCACGTAATATCATAAAACTAGCAAGCACAAAAATAAACGCGCCCACAACATGTAAAAATCCGATCTTTAAAGAGAAGAAAAAGGCTTTGGCGTAGCTTCCACCAGTTGCAGCAAAATAAGAGCTTGTAAGCACCTTGCCATGTCCCGCAGATGCAGCGTGTAAAAAGCCATAACCAAATGATATGAGCGCTAAAAATAGCAGGGTTAGCGGACTTTTTTGATCAAAATTTCTTAGAATTTGCTTTAATCTATCAAGCATGCTTAGACTTGTTTTTGAAACAAGATCAAACTTAGCTTCATCGATTTTATCGATCTGGCTTAAATTTTCATCTTCAAAATTTACTGAGTTTGGCTCTTTTAGAAGCTCTTTTAATGCAGGTTTTTCGTTATGAGCTTTGGCTGCAGCCTTACTTGAAAATGTAAAAAATATTAAATTTACATTTGGATTTGGTATCGTCCAAAACTGATCTGATACCAAAAATGCGTTGTTTTGCGTAAATTTAAAATTAAAATATCCCTCTTTATCGTCCATTTCGACAGACACCACAAAGCCATCTTTGATAAGCAAATTTGTCTTAAAACTAACATCAAATTTTAATCTACCCTCATCAAAATAGAGTTTATACTTTTTTAAATTTAACTCAAGCTTCGTAGCATTTTCATCTTTGTAAAAGTACTCAATATTCGTTAAATAGTGCCTTGGCACAAGATAATCAAGTAAATTTAAGCGGATCTTTTTGATCTCGCTTTCATCTATCTTTTCATCCTGATTTAGGTCAAAATTTTGCCTCATAAGCTCTGAGAAATTTTGTGAAAATGTCCATGAAAAAGCAATTGTAGTGATATTGTTTTCGTTTGAGTCAAATTTTACGCTCACGTGAGCGGTCGGGCTATAAAGCGAGCAAAGAGCACACCCGAAGGCATTTATAGCAAAGAAGCAAATGACAATCAGGCGTGCTAACATCTTTTATAGACTCTTAGCAAAAATTTCTGCTGTTTTTTTCATCTCATCTAGCCAATTTTCCGGTAGCTGATCAATGCTTATAACCTTTGAGCCAGTCTCTTTTGCCACTAAATTCGCAGCCTTTGTTGGAAACTGTGGAGCTACAAAAATGACCTTTACGCCGTGCTCTTTAGCCTCTTCGATGAGCTCTTTTAGCTCAGCTGGCTTTGGCTCTTTGCCCTCTATCTCGATGGCAATTTGCTCTAAGTTATAGCGTTTTGCAAAATATCCCCAAGATGGGTGATATACGATAAATTCGCGAGTTTTAACATCTTTTAGAGTATTTTTGATAAAGCTATCAAGCTCGTCAAGGCTAGCTTTAAATTTAGCCAAATTCTCCTCATAAAGCTTTGCATTTTGCGGGAATTTCTCTATTAGCGCCTTTGCTATGTTATCAGCTTGTGTTTTTACTAGGATAGGGTCAAGCCAGATGTGTGGGTCAAGGCCATCATGATGATGGTGATGATGCTCGCCAGCTTCGTGGTCATGGTCATGGTGCTCGTGATGCTCATGTTTATGCTCACCCTCATGCTTGTGCTCATGATGTTCATGGTGTTCATGATGCTCATGTTCATCGTTCATAGCTATCTTTTCGATACCTTCTTGTGTTTTTACAATGTGTAAATTTTTAAAAGATTTTGAAAAACGCTCTAGCCAAGTATCTTCAAACTCAATGCCAATAGCAAAGTAAAGCTCGCTCTTTTCAAGCTCCTTCATCTGTTTTGGCTTTGGCTCATAAGTGTGCGGATCAGCACCTTTGCCAACCATTGTATTTACACTTAGTGTATCACCAGCGATTTGCTCAACAAAAAATTTTGTAGGCAATATACTAGTCGTAACAACTGGCTTTGCAAAAAGTGACAAAGCGCAAACTGCTAAAAAAACAAAAATCTTTCTCACCATCTCTCCTTTATTTGAAAAAATATTGCGGAAGTTTAGCAAATTGCAACTTGGTTGCAACTTAAAGAACGAAAGCCTAAATATAGTGCTTTTTAAATGAAATTTAAAACTTTTAGCGTTAATATACAAAAAATAAAAAGGGCAAGGATGAATGCAAGAAATTTCTTAGAAGAGCATAGTATCAAAGCAACTACTTTTCGCATAAAGCTCGTTGAAATTTTGCAAAATGCCAAAACTCCATTAAGCTATGATGAAATTTTAGAAAGCCTTAATGCAAATAAAACCACTTTTTATAGAAGCATAGAAATTTTTGAAAAAAAGGGCCTTGTCATAAAAACCGAAAATAATCATAAAAGCTACTACGAACTAGCAAATGAGGCAAAAGCGTACTTTATCTGCGATGTTTGTCATAAAGTCACAAACATCGATATGCCTCATCTAAACGTCGCTAAAAATATAAAAAGTGCCGTGATAAAAGGCGTTTGTGATGAGTGTGATCACGAGTAAAGAGCGATTATCTCAGCCGGAATGGCTTTTGGACGATTTGTTTTTAGATCAACATAAACAAACTCGGTCTTGCCAGTTGCTATTAACTCGTCATCTTTTTTAAACTCAAAATATCTACACGAAGTCGCCTTGCCTTCAGCTTGTGTGTAAGTATGAATTTCTATCTCGTCCATCAATTTTACGCTTTT
This is a stretch of genomic DNA from Campylobacter concisus. It encodes these proteins:
- a CDS encoding MATE family efflux transporter, coding for MDLLKDPLNKLIISLSLPAGTAMMFNTLYNVTGTFFAAKISTLAVAGMAMSFLLYLSIVGIGLGFGSALTALIGNSLGAGKIKMAKFYAANGVIFVLVFAIFMGFCGYFLAPNLLTFLGADHHYLKEALDYAGVIFLAAPFFLIIKSLNGVLVALGDTKSYRNWLFYGLFINAFFCYFFAFILDLGVKGLALATASVQLLGMIYLFVKVKKAKMIEPRNLSYFVPNFSIWAKITKQALPACLNYLSMSFGSLVLLKFISYYGVNAVAGYGIALRIEQILVLPTIGMAAAVLSIVSRNYGAKNFKRAKQCYKISLLFLLIYCVFACVFIRFFGEDMIRIFDDTPAVLEIAGLYLGINSLAYVAYGTINVSGSTLQAIKRPVTIFLLNGFRQFVLQGSLFYAVVFYFGLEIKFIWLALFFSVYLTAICFVFWTLYQLRMATDVSF
- a CDS encoding cytochrome-c peroxidase; the protein is MKGVILCLFIITISFCKYESYKPLTVVKYNEEKALLGKKLFFDKRLSPNENYSCQTCHNLYWNLSGSNQDSMEKGTLNPPTILNAAANYLFYSDAKISNLKDQVKESITSRIELNSDNDKIVDSVNNISEYKILFKKIYNDGINFDNIADAIAEFEKAVLSVDSPFDRFISGDNNAIDDSAKKGFEIFNNIGCAACHNGRNLGGNLTQDIGRERISALDTSKRLRKVPSLRNITKTAPYLSHGEINDLKEAISFIGNYQLGYVLSKDEIDALYSFFLTLNGKKPRILNEY
- a CDS encoding Fur family transcriptional regulator, whose protein sequence is MNARNFLEEHSIKATTFRIKLVEILQNAKTPLSYDEILESLNANKTTFYRSIEIFEKKGLVIKTENNHKSYYELANEAKAYFICDVCHKVTNIDMPHLNVAKNIKSAVIKGVCDECDHE
- a CDS encoding type II secretion system protein, producing MKKGFTMIELIFVIVILGILAAVAIPKLALTRDDAEISKTASNIQTLISDLGSYYTSQGEFASGSDAVKKMSNVKTPVKAKNDECLEVGTGNNTNGEIGITIKTDGLCKQVWELPGLADVKTLIESSDNKTANTLKFGGMGIKYK
- a CDS encoding metal ABC transporter ATP-binding protein, which translates into the protein MKEIIKIKNLNFSYDKQVVLEGINLDYSSDEFLAIIGPNGGGKSTLLKLILGLLKPQSGEIKLFGKEPSEVSKFIGYVPQNFLSNQSFPMMVLEVVLMGLIDKKIFGFYSRDEKRMALAALEKVGMKEFANARIGELSGGQRQRVYIARALCANAKVLVLDEPTASIDTKGQAEIYEILKNINASGVGVVLVSHDLNIVLNYATKIAYVSKNLHIHRTHEDTAKREFIEHLAKSHSHFCDVEIALGECECKIKSNVFKLKR
- a CDS encoding metal ABC transporter solute-binding protein, Zn/Mn family, with translation MRKIFVFLAVCALSLFAKPVVTTSILPTKFFVEQIAGDTLSVNTMVGKGADPHTYEPKPKQMKELEKSELYFAIGIEFEDTWLERFSKSFKNLHIVKTQEGIEKIAMNDEHEHHEHHEHHEHKHEGEHKHEHHEHHDHDHEAGEHHHHHHDGLDPHIWLDPILVKTQADNIAKALIEKFPQNAKLYEENLAKFKASLDELDSFIKNTLKDVKTREFIVYHPSWGYFAKRYNLEQIAIEIEGKEPKPAELKELIEEAKEHGVKVIFVAPQFPTKAANLVAKETGSKVISIDQLPENWLDEMKKTAEIFAKSL
- a CDS encoding acyl-CoA thioesterase; this translates as MKDFIYKVIIPPQAIDMHGHMNNVYYFTLMQEAAFAHSAAVGDTVEAQYKRGEIWLIRKNEAKYIKSVKLMDEIEIHTYTQAEGKATSCRYFEFKKDDELIATGKTEFVYVDLKTNRPKAIPAEIIALYS
- a CDS encoding nickel/cobalt transporter, which codes for MLARLIVICFFAINAFGCALCSLYSPTAHVSVKFDSNENNITTIAFSWTFSQNFSELMRQNFDLNQDEKIDESEIKKIRLNLLDYLVPRHYLTNIEYFYKDENATKLELNLKKYKLYFDEGRLKFDVSFKTNLLIKDGFVVSVEMDDKEGYFNFKFTQNNAFLVSDQFWTIPNPNVNLIFFTFSSKAAAKAHNEKPALKELLKEPNSVNFEDENLSQIDKIDEAKFDLVSKTSLSMLDRLKQILRNFDQKSPLTLLFLALISFGYGFLHAASAGHGKVLTSSYFAATGGSYAKAFFFSLKIGFLHVVGAFIFVLASFMILREISSDLTKDTASATTAFSGVIIFFVAIFMLYKKVKIYLSSKKELNKFYIFSSSLSQNLSKNTKFTSDCGCNICTTKKPKNKEEWLVAAAAALIPCPGTILVFVLANELGSYFAGVISGVFMALGMSAVIFLAAVFGAKINESTNIKLKKFKIYAEFMALSVMLWLGLFIFTTTFTQKSLF
- a CDS encoding metal ABC transporter permease, encoding MSEILELNFMQNAFIAGILVSIICGLIGSLVVINKMTFIAGGIAHGAYGGIGLAFFFSLEPLLGASIFSLFLALIIATITLKDKTNIDSVIGAIWAFGMAIGIIFIDLTPGYNADLMSYLFGSILAVSGQDITFMSILDILFLALIALFYRQFVAISFDTEFAKLRGVNTTFFHYLLVCMMALCVVATIRVVGLILVIALLTIPPYLAQIFAKRLGLMMLISTIFSVIFCFSGLFISFYFNLTGGASIILVASLCFFAFCFKFKSLRQ